From a single Sus scrofa isolate TJ Tabasco breed Duroc chromosome 13, Sscrofa11.1, whole genome shotgun sequence genomic region:
- the BSN gene encoding protein bassoon isoform X3: MGNEASLEGGVGEGPLPPGGSGPGPGPGPGVGKPPSAPAGGGQLLAAGGARATAGPPGPGPGPGPGPGPGPGSVSRRLDPKEPLASQKAASPTLKQPSATAPSHESPRETRAQGPAGQEADGPRRTLQVDSRTQRSGRSPSVSPERGSTPTSPYSVPQIAPLPSSTLCPICKTSDLTSTPSQPNFNTCTQCHNKVCNQCGFNPNPHLTQKTEWLCLNCQTKRLLEGSLGEPTPLPLLTSQQPPGGAPHRATGTAPPKQKGPQGLGQPSGPSPAKASPLPTKASPLPTKASPLPTKASPLPKPLRASEPSRIPSNAQEKKIGVPAKAEPVPKPPPETPLPPGTPKAKAAVRRTEPASPAVRAVPEVPKGGEVEEPVGKPYSQELSRSPQSLSDTGYSSDGVSSSQSEITGVVQQEVEQLDSAGVSGQRPPSPSELHKVGSSMQPSLEAQGPVPSGERSKPPCSSSEEQKRRPHSLSIMPEAFNSDEELEDILEEEEDSLEWGHQREQRDTAESSDDFGSQLRHDYVEDSSEGGLSPLPPQPPARAAELTDEEFMRRQILEMSAEEDNLEEDDTTTPGPGLAKHGSQKGGQRPRSEPGQEPGTLTKKRLPHNATTGYEELLSEGGPAEVTDGPGALQGGLRRFKTIELNSTGSYGHELDLGQGPDPSLDREPELEMESLTGSPEDRSRGEQSSTLPASTPSYTSGTSPTSLSSLEEDSDSSPSRRQRLEEAKQQRKARHRSHGPLLPTIEDSSEEEELREEEELLREQEKMREVEQQRIRSTARKTRRDKEELRAQRRRERSKTPPSNLSPIEDASPTEELRQAAEMEELHRSSCSEYSPSPSLDSEAEALDGGPTRLYKSGSEYNLPTFMSLYSPTETPLGSTTTPSSGRPLKSAEEAYEEMMRKAELLQRQQGQAAGGRGPQGGPSQPIGPRSQGSFEYQDTPDHDYGRAMQPASEDTSASLGAAVYEEILQTSQSIARMHQASSQDLAFVEDKKKEKQFLNAESAYMDPMKQNGGPLTPGTSPTQLAAPVSFSTSTSSDSSGGRVIPDVRVTQHFAKESQDPLKLHSSPAAPSSASKEVGISFSQGPGTPASTAVAPCPAGLPRGYVTLTSPAGSERSLSPSSTGHSYGQSPTTANYGSQTEELPQALSSPAMSGWASREKPLSVSDGESGTPQTSRGYSYFAGPSPPLSPSSPTESPTFSPGRLGPRATAEFSTQTPSPTPASDMPRSPGAPALTPTVAQGTQTPHRPSTPRLVWQQPSQEAPFMVITLASDASSQTKMVHASASTSPVCSPTDSQPTTHSYSQTTPPSVSQLPPEPPGPPGFPRASSAGADGPLALYGWGALPAENISLCRISSVPGTSRVEPGPRPPGSAVVDLRTAIKPTPIILTDQGMDLTSLAVEARKYGLALDPIPGRQSTAVQPLVINLNAQEQTHAFLSSATSVSITMASSVLMAQQKQPVVYGDPFQSRLDFGQGAGSPVCLAQVKQVEQAVQTAPYRGGPRARPREAKFARYNLPNQVASLARRDVLITQVGATQSVGLKSGSVLEPGAEPHRAAPAELRSHTLSSARKPHTVVVQMGEGTAGTVTTLVPEEPAGALDLTGMRPESQLACCDMVYKFPFGSSCTGTFHPTPSVPEKSVADVAPPGQGSSPFYGPRDPEPPEPPTYRAQVVGGPGPHEEQRPYPQGLPGRLYSSMSDTNLAEAGLNYHAHRIGQLFQGPGRDSAMDLSSLKHSYSLGFADGRYLGQGLQYGSFTDLRHPTDLLTHPLPMRRYSSVSNIYSDHRYGPRGDTAGFQEASLAQYSATTAREISRMCAALNSMDQYGGRHGSGSGGSGPDLMQYQPQPGLSAPQGLAPLRPGLLGNPTFPEGHPSPGNLAQYRPTAGQGTAVRQLLPSTATVRAADGMIYSTINTPIAATLPITTQPASVLRPMVRGSMYRPYASSGIAAVPLASLTRMPMIAPRVPFGPAGPYRYPVPSRFPTASSIPPAEGPVYLGKPAAAKAPGAGPPRPELPAGAAREESLSTATPAAVKEAMAAPAPAPVPAPLAGQKPPVDAASGGGGGALSRPGLEKEEVSQEERQRKQQEQLLQLERERVELEKLRQLRLQEELERERVELQRHREEEQLLVQRELQELQTIKHHVLQQQQEERQAQFALQREQLAQQRLQLEQIQQLQQQLQQQLEEQKQRQKAPFPVACEAPSRGPPPAATELAQNGQYWPPLTHTAFIAVAGPEGPGQPREAVLHRGLPSSASDMSLQTEEQWEAGRSSIKKRHSMPRLRDVCEQESGPEPCVVKRIADSSVQTDDEDGEGRYVLTPRRRRARRSADCSVQTDDEDSAEWEQPVRRRRSRLSRHSDSSSDSKHDATASSSTATPTMRAMSSVGIQTISDCSVQTEPDQLPRVSPAIHITAATDPKVEIIRYISAPEKTGHGESLACQTEPDGQAQGVPGSQLVGPTAISPYLPGIQIVTPGPLGRFEKKKPDPLEIGYQAHLPPESLSQLVSRQPPKSPQVLYSPVSPLSPHRLLDTSFASSERLNKAHVSPQKHFTADSALRQQTLPRPMKTLQRSLSDPKPLSPTAEESAKERFSLYQHQGGLGSQVSALPPNGLVRKVKRTLPSPPPEEAHLPLAGQAPPQLYAASLLQRGLVGPTAVPATKASLLRELDRDLRLVEHESTKLRKKQAELDEEEKEIDAKLKYLELGITQRKESLAKDRGGRDYPPLRGLGEHRDYLSDSELNQLRLQGCATPAGQYADFPVTAAAPATPSGPTAFQQPRFPPPAPQYAVGSSGPTQNGFPAHQAPTYPGPSTYPAPAFPPGTSYPAEPGLPNQQAFRPTGHYAVQTPMPTTQSTLFPVPADSCAPHQKPRQTSLAELEQKVPTNYEVIASPVMAMSSAASETSYSSPAVSSSYEQGKAPELPRASDRSSVSLSPAPTYPSDSHYASLEQNVPRNYVMIDDISELTKDSASTAPDSQRLEHLGPSSSRHPGKEPGEPGVLEGPALPCCYARGEEESEEDSYDPRGKSGHHRNVESNGRSASTHYYSDSDYRHGARAEKYSPGPVGPKHPSKSLAPAAVSSKRSKHRKQGMEQKISKFSPIEEAKDVESDLASSPSPAVSSSLASRSRKFQDEITYGLKKNVCEQQRYYGMSSRDPMEEDDRMYGGSSRARVASAYGGEKLSSHDFSRGKGFEREREAVERLQKVGPKPSSLSMAHGRPRPPMRSQASEEESPVSPLGRPRPAGGTLPPGDTCPQFCSSHSMPDVQEHVKDGPRAHAYKREEGYILDDSHCVVSDSEAYHLGQEETDWFDKPRDARSDRFRHHGGHAVSSSSQKRGPARHSYHDYDEPPEEGPWPHDEGGPGRHASAKEHRHHGDHGRHSGRHAGEEPGRRAAKPHVRDVGRHEARPHSQPSPGPAMQKKGQPVYPSSTEYSQPSRVLSAYHQASESKKGSRQAHSGPTTLQPKPEPQPQPQGRQAAPGPQQSQPPPSRQMPSATASRQPQTQQQQQQQQQQQQGLGPQPPQQALSQARLQQQGQPASRGLAPAASQPVGKPQPGPSTATGPQPAGPPRAEQVNGSKGTAKAPQQGRAPHAQPPPGPGPAGVKAGAKLGGNPGAPAGQPGADGESVLSKILPGGAAEQAGKLTEAVSAFGKKFSSFW; the protein is encoded by the exons AAAACCGAGTGGCTCTGTCTGAACTGCCAAACTAAGCGGCTGCTGGAGGGCAGCCTAGGAGAGCCGACCCCCCTGCCACTGCTCACCTCACAGCAGCCCCCTGGAGGGGCCCCTCACCGTGCAACTGGAACAGCCCCTCCAAAGCAGAAGGGGCCACAGGGACTGGGCCAGCCATCAGGCCCCTCGCCTGCCAAGGCCAGTCCCCTGCCCACCAAGGCCAGTCCCCTGCCCACCAAGGCCAGTCCCCTGCCCACCAAAGCCAGTCCCCTGCCCAAGCCCCTCAGGGCTTCTGAACCCAGCAGGATCCCAAGCAATGCCCAGGAAAAGAAGATTGGAGTCCCAGCTAAAGCTGAGCCTGTGCCGAAGCCACCTCCAGAGACTCCCCTGCCCCCTggaactcctaaagcaaaggCTGCAGTACGGAGGACTGAACCTGCCAGCCCCGCTGTCAGGGCTGTTCCAGAAGTCCCCAAGGGTGGAGAGGTAGAG GAGCCAGTGGGCAAGCCTTACTCTCAGGAGCTGTCTCGAAGCCCACAGAGCCTCAGCGACACAGGCTATTCCTCTGATGGTGTCTCCAGCTCCCAGAGCGAGATCACAGGTGTTGTGCAGCAGGAGGTGGAGCAGCTAGACAGTGCAGGGGTATCGGGGCAACGCCCACCCAGCCCCTCAGAGCTCCACAAGGTGGGGAGCAGCATGCAACCATCGTTGGAGGCCCAGGGCCCGGTCCCCAGTGGCGAGCGGAGCAAGCCACCCTGCAGCAGTAGTGAGGAGCAAAAGCGGCGGCCCCATTCCTTGTCCATCATGCCCGAGGCCTTCAACTCTGATGAGGAGCTGGAGGATATCCTGGAGGAAGAAGAAGACTCTCTGGAGTGGGGGCACCAGAGAGAGCAACGGGACACAGCTGAGTCTTCAGATGACTTTGGCAGCCAGCTGAGGCACGACTATGTAGAGGACAGCAGTGAAGGTGGCCTGTCCCCTcttccaccccagcccccagcgcGGGCAGCAGAACTGACTGATGAGGAGTTCATGCGGCGGCAGATACTAGAGATGAGTGCCGAGGAAGACAACCTGGAGGAGGATGACACCACCACTcctgggcctggcctggccaAACATGGCTCCCAGAAGGGTGGCCAGAGGCCCAGGTCTGAGCCTGGCCAAGAGCCAGGAACACTGACAAAGAAGCGCCTGCCCCACAATGCCACCACAGGCTATGAGGAGCTACTTTCTGAGGGAGGtccagcagaggtcacagatggcCCTGGGGCCCTGCAGGGCGGGCTCCGCCGCTTCAAGACCATCGAGCTCAATAGCACAGGCAGCTACGGCCATGAGCTGGACCTGGGTCAAGGCCCTGACCCCAGCCTGGACCGGGAGCCTGAGCTGGAGATGGAGAGCCTGACAGGCTCACCTGAGGACCGCTCCCGCGGGGAGCAGTCCTCCACACTGCCAGCCTCCACACCCAGCTACACGTCGGgcacctctcccacctccctgtcCTCACTAGAGGAGGACAGCGACAGCAGCCCCAGCCGCCGGCAGCGGCTGGAAGAAGCCAAGCAGCAGCGCAAGGCCCGGCACCGCTCACACGGGCCCCTGCTGCCCACCATCGAGGACtcctcagaggaggaggagctgcgggaggaggaggagctgctgcGGGAGCAGGAGAAGATGCGGGAGGTGGAACAGCAGCGCATCCGCAGCACTGCCCGCAAGACCCGTCGTGACAAGGAGGAACTTCGGGCTCAGCGACGGCGTGAGCGCTCCAAGACCCCTCCTAGTAACCTGTCGCCCATTGAGGATGCCTCCCCCACAGAGGAGCTGAGGCAGGCGGCCGAGATGGAGGAGCTACATCGTTCCTCCTGCTCCGAGTACTCGCCCTCACCCTCCCTTGACTCAGAGGCTGAAGCCCTGGATGGAGGCCCCACTCGGCTCTACAAGTCGGGCAGTGAGTACAACCTGCCCACCTTCATGTCCCTCTACTCCCCAACCGAGACACCCTTGGGCAGCACCACCACTCCCAGTTCCGGCCGGCCCCTCAAGAGCGCTGAGGAGGCCTATGAGGAGATGATGCGGAAGGCTGAGTTGCTTCAGCGGCAACAAGGCCAGGCAGCAGGGGGCCGAGGGCCCCAGGGTGGCCCCTCGCAGCCCATAGGCCCCCGGAGCCAGGGTTCCTTTGAATACCAGGATACCCCGGACCATGACTATGGCAGGGCTATGCAGCCTGCCTCAGAGGACACGTCAGCCAGCCTGGGGGCAGCCGTGTACGAGGAGATCCTGCAGACATCACAGAGCATTGCCCGCATGCACCAGGCCTCCTCACAGGACCTGGCCTTTGTGGAGGATAAGAAGAAGGAGAAGCAGTTTCTGAATGCCGAGAGTGCGTACATGGACCCAATGAAACAAAATGGCGGCCCTCTTACCCCTGGCACCAGTCCCACCCAGCTCGCTGCCCCCGTGTCcttctccacctccacctcctcagACAGCAGTGGGGGCCGAGTCATTCCTGATGTCCGTGTTACTCAGCATTTTGCAAAAGAGTCTCAGGACCCCCTCAAATTGCATAGCTCTCCTGctgcccccagctctgcctctaaGGAAGTAGGCATATCCTTCTCCCAGGGCCCCGGGACCCCAGcctccacagctgtggccccTTGTCCGGCTGGCCTGCCACGAGGGTATGTGACTCTGACGTCCCCTGCAGGCTCTGAGCGCAGCCTTTCACCATCCTCCACAGGCCACAGCTATGGACAGAGCCCAACCACTGCAAACTATGGGTCTCAAACTGAGGAGCTACCCCAGGCCCTCAGCAGCCCTGCTATGAGTGGCTGGGCTTCCAGAGAGAAGCCCCTGAGTGTGAGTGATGGAGAAAGTGGCACCCCCCAGACTTCCCGGGGCTATTCCTACTTTGCAGGCCCCAGCCCTCCTCTTTCCCCGTCTTCTCCCACAGAGAGTCCCACATTCTCCCCTGGCAGGCTGGGCCCAAGGGCCACAGCAGAGTTCTCTACACAGACACCAAGCCCGACCCCTGCCTCAGACATGCCGCGGAGCCCTGGCGCCCCCGCCCTGACAcccacagtggctcagggcaCACAAACGCCACACCGACCCAGCACACCTCGCCTGGTATGGCAGCAGCCCTCTCAGGAGGCCCCCTTTATGGTCATCACACTGGCATCAGATGCCTCCAGCCAGACCAAGATGGTACATGCCAGTGCCTCCACCTCCCCAGTGTGCTCACCCACAGATAGCCAGCCCACCACCCACAGCTACAGCCAGACAACACCTCCAAGTGTGTCTCAGCTGCCCCCAGAGCCACCAGGGCCCCCTGGCTTCCCACGGGCATCCAGTGCTGGTGCAGATGGGCCCCTGGCACTGTATGGCTGGGGTGCCCTCCCTGCTGAGAACATCTCCCTGTGCCGGATCTCCTCTGTCCCTGGAACGTCCAGGGTTgagccaggccccaggccccctgGCAGCGCCGTGGTAGACCTTCGAACAGCCATCAAGCCCACACCCATCATCCTCACCGATCAGGGCATGGACCTGACCTCTCTTGCCGTAGAAGCAAGGAAGTATGGCCTTGCTCTGGATCCAATCCCAGGACGGCAGTCGACTGCTGTGCAGCCTTTAGTTATCAACCTCAATGCCCAGGAGCAGACCCATGCCTTTCTCAGCTCCGCCACCAGCGTAAGCATCACCATGGCCTCATCTGTgctcatggctcagcaaaagcAGCCTGTGGTCTATGGAGACCCCTTCCAGAGCCGGCTTGACTTTGGCCAGGGTGCAGGTAGCCCTGTGTGCCTGGCCCAGGTTAAGCAAGTAGAGCAGGCTGTCCAGACAGCCCCATACCGTGGTGGGCCCCGGGCAAGACCCAGGGAAGCCAAATTTGCCAGGTATAACCTGCCCAACCAGGTAGCATCTCTGGCCAGAAGGGATGTTTTGATCACTCAGGTGGGCGCTACCCAGAGTGTTGGCCTCAAGTCAGGCTCAGTGCTGGAGCCTGGTGCTGAACCCCACCGGGCTGCCCCTGCAGAGCTGCGGTCACACACCCTGTCCAGTGCCAGGAAGCCACATACAGTGGTGGTGCAGATGGGAGAGGGCACAGCAGGCACTGTGACCACACTGGTCCCAGAGGAGCCAGCAGGTGCCCTGGACCTGACAGGGATGAGGCCTGAGAGCCAGCTGGCATGCTGTGACATGGTCTACAAGTTCCCCTTTGGCAGTAGCTGCACAGGCACTTTCCACCCGACCCCCAGCGTGCCTGAGAAGAGTGTGGCAGATGTTGCCCCACCTGGCCAAGGCAGCAGCCCTTTCTACGGTCCCCGGGACCCTGAGCCTCCTGAGCCCCCCACCTACCGGGCACAGGTGGTAGGGGGCCCTGGGCCCCATGAGGAGCAGAGGCCCTACCCACAGGGCCTCCCTGGCAGGCTGTACTCGTCCATGTCTGACACCAATTTGGCTGAGGCTGGCCTCAACTACCATGCCCACAGGATTGGGCAGCTCTTCCAGGGCCCTGGACGAGACTCGGCCATGGACCTCAGCTCACTGAAGCACTCCTACAGCCTAGGCTTTGCAGATGGACGCTACCTTGGGCAGGGCTTGCAGTATGGTTCCTTCACAGATCTGCGTCATCCCACAGACCTTTTGACTCACCCACTTCCCATGCGGCGCTACAGCTCAGTGTCAAACATCTACTCAGATCACAGGTATGGCCCACGGGGAGATACTGCTGGCTTCCAGGAGGCTagcctggcccagtacagtgccACTACGGCTCGTGAGATCAGCCGTATGTGTGCTGCCCTCAACTCTATGGACCAGTATGGAGGGCGtcatggcagtggcagtggcGGCAGCGGCCCTGACCTCATGCAGTaccagccccagcctgggctcaGTGCCCCACAGGGTCTGGCTCCCCTCAGGCCTGGCCTCCTTGGGAACCCCACCTTCCCAGAGGGCCACCCAAGTCCTGGGAACCTGGCCCAGTACAGGCCTACAGCAGGCCAAGGAACAGCAGTCAGACAGCTGCTACCATCCACAGCCACTGTGCGTGCAGCCGATGGCATGATCTACTCGACCATCAACACTCCAATTGCTGCAACACTGCCCATCACCACCCAGCCTGCCTCAGTACTGAGGCCCATGGTGCGTGGCAGCATGTACAGGCCTTATGCATCTAGTGGAATCGCAGCCGTGCCACTCGCCAGCCTGACACGCATGCCCATGATTGCCCCCCGGGTACCTTTTGGGCCCGCAGGGCCATACCGATATCCTGTACCAAGTAGATTCCCCACTGCTTCCAGCATTCCACCTGCTGAGGGTCCTGTCTACCTGGGGAAACCTGCTGCTGCCAAGGCCCCAGGGGCTGGCCCACCAAGGCCAGAGCTGCCTGCCGGGGCTGCTCGGGAGGAGTCACTTTCCACAGCCACCCCTGCTGCTGTCAAGGAGGCtatggcagccccagccccagccccagtcccAGCCCCACTAGCTGGCCAGAAGCCGCCTGTAGATGCTGCttctgggggtggtggtggggcccTAAGCCGGCCAGGGCTAGAGAAGGAGGAAGTGTCACAGGAGGAGAGGCAGCGGAAACAGCAGGAGCAACTGCTCCAGCTGGAGCGAGAACGGGTGGAGCTGGAAAAGCTGCGGCAGCTGCGGctgcaggaggagctggagcGGGAGCGTGtagagctgcagagacaccgaGAGGAAGAGCAGCTGCTAGTGCAGCGGGAGTTGCAGGAGCTGCAGACCATCAAGCACCAcgtgctgcagcagcagcaggaggaacGTCAGGCTCAGTTTGCCCTGCAACGGGAGCAGCTAGCTCAGCAGCGTCTACAGCTGGAGCagatccagcagctgcagcagcagctgcagcagcagctagAGGAACAGAAGCAGCGGCAAAAGGCTCCCTTCCCTGTGGCCTGTGAGGCACCCAGTCGAGGGCCTCCCCCGGCTGCCACAGAGCTGGCTCAGAATGGCCAATACTGGCCACCACTGACTCACACagccttcattgctgtggctgggcctgAGGGGCCTGGGCAGCCTCGTGAGGCTGTGCTGCACCGGGGtctccccagctctgcctcagACATGTCACTGCAGACTGAGGAGCAGTGGGAGGCAGGCCGAAGCAGCATCAAGAAGCGACACTCCATGCCACGCCTGAGGGATGTGTGCGAGCAAGAGTCAGGGCCTGAGCCCTGTGTGGTCAAGAGGATTGCAGACAGCAGCGTGCAGACAGATGACGAGGATGGGGAGGGTCGCTATGTCCTGACCCCCCGGCGCCGCCGGGCCCGCCGGAGTGCTGACTGCAGCGTGCAGACGGATGACGAGGACAGTGCCGAGTGGGAGCAGCCGGTGCGCCGACGCAGGTCCCGTCTTTCCCGCCACTCAGACTCCAGCTCCGACAGCAAGCACGACGCTACCGCCTCATCATCCACTGCCACCCCCACCATGAGGGCCATGAGCAGCGTGGGCATCCAGACCATCAGTGACTGCTCTGTGCAAACGGAGCCTGACCAGCTGCCCAGAGTCTCCCCTGCTATCCACATCACAGCTGCCACCGACCCTAAGGTGGAGATCATCAGATACATCTCGGCGCCAGAGAAGACTGGGCACGGGGAGAGCCTGGCCTGCCAGACAGAGCCAGATGGGCAGGCCCAGGGTGTGCCCGGGTCACAGCTTGTAGGGCCAACTGCTATCAGCCCCTACCTGCCTGGCATCCAGATCGTCACTCCAGGGCCCCTGGGCAGATTCGAAAAAAAGAAGCCGGATCCCTTGGAGATTGGATACCAGGCGCACCTGCCCCCGGAGTCGCTCTCACAGCTTGTGAGCCGCCAGCCTCCCAAGTCCCCCCAGGTCCTCTACTCACCAGTCTCACCCCTGTCCCCACACCGGCTCCTGGACACCTCCTTTGCTTCCAGTGAGAGGCTGAACAAGGCTCACGTGAGTCCCCAGAAGCACTTCACGGCTGACAGCGCTCTCCGCCAGCAGACGCTGCCGCGCCCCATGAAGACCCTGCAGCGATCCCTGTCTGACCCTAAGCCCCTCAGCCCCACCGCCGAGGAGTCCGCCAAAGAGAGGTTCTCCCTCTACCAGCACCAGGGGGGACTGGGTAGCCAG GTGTCGGCGCTGCCACCCAACGGCCTGGTCCGCAAGGTGAAGCGGAcactgcccagcccccctccagaGGAGGCTCACCTGCCCCTGGCTGGCCAGGCTCCCCCACAGCTGTACGCGGCCAGCCTGCTGCAGCGTGGGCTGGTGGGGCCCACCGCTGTCCCTGCCACCAAGGCCAGCCTGCTCCGGGAGCTGGACCGGGACCTGCGGCTGGTGGAGCATGAGTCCACCAAGCTGCGCAAGAAGCAGGCAGAGCTggatgaggaggagaaggagatcGACGCCAAGCTCAAGTACCTGGAGCTGGGCATCACCCAGCGCAAAGAGTCTTTGGCCAAAGACCGAGGTGGCCGTGACTACCCACCCTTGCGTGGTCTTGGTGAGCATCGAGACTACCTGTCAGACAGCGAGCTCAACCAGCTGCGGCTACAGGGCTGTGCCACTCCGGCTGGCCAATATGCTGACTTCCCTGTCACCGCTGCTGCTCCTGCCACCCCCTCCGGCCCCACTGCTTTCCAGCAGCCCCGGTTTCCACCTCCAGCACCGCAGTATGCTGTAGGCAGCAGTGGACCAACTCAGAACGGATTCCCAGCCCACCAAGCACCCACCTACCCTGGCCCCAGCACGTACCCAGCACCTGCCTTTCCTCCTGGCACCAGTTACCCTGCCGAGCCCGGCCTGCCAAATCAGCAGGCTTTCCGGCCCACAGGCCATTATGCAGTCCAAACACCCATGCCAACCACACAGAGCACCCTTTTCCCTGTCCCGGCTGACAGCTGTGCCCCCCACCAGAAGCCACGCCAGACTTCACTAGCCGAGTTGGAGCAGAAGGTGCCCACCAACTATGAGGTGATCGCCAGCCCTGTCATGGCCATGTCTTCGGCCGCATCTGAAACCAGCTACAGCAGCCCAGCGGTAAGCAGCAGCTATGAACAAGGCAAGGCCCCGGAGCTGCCGCGGGCTAGTGACCGTAGCAGTGTGAGCctgagcccagcccccacctacCCCTCTGACTCACACTACGCCAGCCTGGAGCAGAATGTCCCCCGGAACTATGTGATGATCGACGACATCAGTGAGCTGACCAAGGACAGTGCCTCCACTGCCCCTGACAGCCAGCGATTGGAGCACCTGGGGCCGAGCAGCAGTAGGCATCCAGGGAAAGAGCCAGGAGAACCTGGTGTCCTTGAGGGACCTGCACTGCCCTGCTGCTATGCCAGAGGAGAGGAGGAATCCGAGGAGGACTCTTACGACCCCCGTGGAAAGAGCGGCCATCACCGGAATGTAGAGAGCAATGGCCGATCAGCCAGCACCCACTATTACAGTGACAGTGACTACAGACATGGGGCTCGAGCAGAGAAGTATAGTCCAGGCCCTGTGGGACCCAAGCATCCCTCCAAGAGCCTGGCCCCGGCTGCTGTCTCTTCAAAGCGCAGCAAGCACCGGAAGCAGGGTATGGAGCAAAAGATCTCCAAGTTCTCACCCATCGAAGAGGCCAAGGATGTGGAGTCAGACctggcctcctccccctcccctgctgtCAGCAGCAGCCTGGCCTCTCGGAGCAGGAAGTTCCAGGATGAAATCACCTATGGGctcaagaagaatgtgtgtgAGCAGCAGAGGTACTACGGGATGTCCAGCCGGGATCCAATGGAGGAAGATGACCGTATGTACGGTGGGAGCAGCCGGGCCCGGGTGGCATCTGCATATGGTGGGGAGAAGCTGTCCAGCCATGACTTCAGCCGGGGCAAGGGGTTCGAGCGAGAACGGGAGGCTGTGGAGCGGCTTCAAAAAGTGGGCCCCAAGCCCTCGTCTCTGAGCATGGCCCATGGCCGGCCCCGGCCCCCCATGCGGAGCCAGGCCTCCGAAGAGGAGAGCCCCGTCAGCCCCTTGGGGCGACCCCGCCCTGCAGGGGGCACCCTTCCCCCTGGGGATACGTGCCCGCAGTTCTGCTCCAGCCACTCCATGCCTGACGTCCAGGAGCATGTCAAGGATGGACCACGGGCCCACGCATATAAGCGTGAGGAGGGCTACATCCTGGATGATTCCCACTGCGTAGTTTCCGACAGTGAAG CGTATCACCTGGGCCAGGAGGAGACAGACTGGTTTGATAAGCCCCGGGATGCCCGCTCTGACCGGTTCAGGCACCACGGGGGCCACgcagtctcctcctcctcccagaagcGCGGCCCTGCCAGGCACAGCTACCACGACTACGATGAGCCCCCCGAGGAGGGCCCATGGCCACACGATGAGGGTGGCCCAGGCCGCCATGCCTCAGCCAAGGAACACCGGCATCACGGTGACCACGGGCGGCACTCAGGCCGCCATGCTGGTGAGGAGCCAGGCCGGCGTGCTGCCAAACCACATGTTCGGGACGTGGGTCGCCACGAGGCCCGGCCTCACTCTCaacccagccctggccctgccatGCAGAAGAAGGGTCAGCCTGTGTATCCCAGCTCCACTGAGTACTCACAGCCATCGCGTGTTCTGTCAGCGTACCATCAGGCCTCTGAGAGCAAGAAGGGCTCCCGGCAGGCCCACTCAGGGCCCACCACACTGCAGCCAAAGCCAGAACCCCAGCCGCAGCCACAAGGTCGGCAGGCagctccagggccacagcagtcaCAGCCACCTCCCTCCAGGCAGATGCCCTCAGCAACAGCATCAcgccagccacagacacagcagcaacagcagcagcagcagcagcagcagcaaggtCTGGGGCCACAGCCCCCACAGCAGGCCCTGTCGCAGGCTCGGCTGCAGCAGCAGGGCCAGCCAGCTTCCCGGGGTCTGGCACCTGCTGCTAGCCAGCCAGTAGGGAAGCCACAGCCAGGACCCTCGACGGCTACAGGCCCCCAGCCAGCAGGACCA CCACGGGCAGAGCAGGTGAATGGCTCTAAAGGGACCGCCAAAGCACCCCAGCAGGGGAGGGCTCCTCATGCCCAGCCACCACCAGGACCTGGACCTGCAG GCGTGAAGGCTGGAGCCAAGCTTGGAGGGAACCCAGGGGCTCCTGCTGGCCAGCCAGGTGCCGATGGGGAGAGTGTGCTCTCCAAGATCCTCCCTGGTGGGGCAGCAGAGCAGGCTGGCAAGCTGACGGAAG ctgtgtctGCTTTTGGCAAAAAATTCTCCTCCTTCTGGTGA